Proteins encoded within one genomic window of bacterium:
- a CDS encoding SdpI family protein: protein MKLDWRALALPLSLLAFNLVIGLGALLSGRLPDPAPSGWWQGEPVAFAPAWMVALRVPGFMLVAMLMMGVGLRWDPVLVADARKRQGAWGPILNLVLAVASLTNLKLLSMLANGQVNLRLSIWDCVALGVLFIGMGNFIAKSGSNGFWAFRTPWTSRSEKVYRETQRLAGWLLVAWGLLSIFGSPWLMRLSNELLGGLFVAFLVFDWLVAMGFSFWLDRQERARCAS from the coding sequence ATGAAGCTTGATTGGCGCGCCCTGGCCCTTCCTCTCTCGTTGCTCGCCTTCAACCTGGTGATCGGGCTGGGGGCGCTCCTCTCGGGACGCTTGCCGGATCCTGCCCCCAGCGGCTGGTGGCAGGGCGAGCCTGTCGCCTTCGCGCCCGCCTGGATGGTGGCGCTGCGGGTTCCCGGCTTCATGCTCGTGGCGATGCTGATGATGGGCGTCGGCCTGCGCTGGGACCCGGTGCTTGTCGCCGATGCGCGCAAGCGTCAAGGAGCCTGGGGGCCGATCCTGAATCTGGTGCTCGCGGTCGCGTCGCTGACCAATCTTAAGTTGCTCTCAATGTTGGCGAACGGTCAGGTCAATCTCAGGCTTTCAATCTGGGACTGCGTTGCCCTGGGGGTGCTCTTCATCGGGATGGGCAACTTCATCGCCAAGAGCGGAAGCAACGGCTTCTGGGCTTTCCGGACGCCCTGGACCTCGCGCAGCGAGAAGGTCTACCGCGAGACCCAGCGGTTGGCCGGGTGGCTTCTGGTGGCCTGGGGCCTGCTCTCGATCTTCGGCTCGCCGTGGCTGATGAGGCTCTCGAACGAGCTGCTGGGGGGCCTCTTCGTGGCCTTCCTCGTGTTCGACTGGCTCGTGGCCATGGGCTTCTCGTTCTGGCTTGATCGGCAAGAGCGCGCCCGGTGCGCGTCGTGA
- a CDS encoding ABC transporter permease — MRFLTLAWRNLTRKRRQTFQNAFGLVVGLGLSFLMISYMEGMMLGIVEQVSKTQSAHLKIQAKGYQESSRALPLDLSVAHDPQLLASLAERPEVEAVAPRLRFGGMVKSGARSFSIMGKGIVPEQEQAMDQLRLKDVVGRLPTAASEILLGQKLAEDLKTRVGRTVTVVVNDAEGRLRIKDYRVVGTFRSGVGSLDGSVACFELADAQALLGLPGRVSEIGVMLHHKEEVAALAETLKAQLASEGSLEVLTWEELNEELLAPLRRMQHLPKAVAVFTLLSLIPSIMNTLVMSVSERFREIGALRAMGMHVHEVIGLFLAEGFFLGLLGSGMGGLLGGGITYLLSVKGIPNPSFGLGGPMGNIATLHPTFNPSLLATFFVSGLAASIVAYYFPARMAARLDPIKALRSN, encoded by the coding sequence TTGAGATTCCTGACGCTGGCCTGGCGCAACCTGACGCGCAAACGCCGTCAGACCTTCCAGAATGCCTTCGGCCTGGTGGTCGGGCTTGGCCTCTCCTTTTTGATGATCAGCTACATGGAGGGGATGATGCTCGGCATCGTCGAGCAGGTGAGCAAGACTCAGTCCGCCCACCTCAAGATCCAGGCCAAGGGCTATCAGGAAAGCTCGCGGGCCCTGCCCCTCGACCTGTCGGTGGCGCACGACCCGCAGCTTTTGGCCTCGCTGGCCGAGCGTCCCGAGGTCGAGGCCGTCGCGCCACGCCTGCGCTTCGGGGGGATGGTGAAGAGCGGGGCGCGCTCGTTCAGCATCATGGGCAAGGGCATCGTGCCCGAGCAGGAGCAGGCCATGGACCAGCTGCGTCTCAAGGACGTGGTGGGCCGCCTGCCCACCGCCGCCTCCGAGATCCTGCTCGGCCAGAAGCTCGCCGAGGACCTCAAGACGCGGGTGGGTCGTACCGTCACGGTGGTGGTCAACGACGCCGAGGGGCGCCTGCGGATCAAGGACTACCGGGTGGTAGGGACCTTCCGTAGCGGGGTCGGGAGCCTGGACGGGAGCGTCGCGTGCTTCGAGCTGGCCGACGCGCAGGCCCTGCTCGGGCTGCCGGGGCGCGTCAGCGAGATCGGCGTCATGCTGCACCACAAGGAGGAAGTCGCCGCCCTCGCCGAGACCCTCAAGGCACAGCTTGCATCCGAGGGCTCCCTGGAGGTGCTCACATGGGAGGAGCTCAACGAGGAGCTGCTCGCGCCGCTGCGCCGGATGCAGCACCTTCCCAAGGCCGTGGCCGTCTTCACCCTCTTGAGCCTCATCCCTTCCATCATGAACACCCTGGTCATGAGCGTGTCCGAGCGCTTCCGCGAGATCGGCGCCCTGCGGGCCATGGGGATGCACGTCCACGAGGTGATCGGCCTCTTCTTGGCCGAGGGCTTCTTCCTCGGTTTGCTCGGTAGCGGTATGGGGGGCCTGTTGGGCGGTGGGATTACCTACCTGCTCTCGGTGAAGGGGATCCCGAACCCCAGCTTTGGCCTGGGTGGGCCGATGGGCAACATCGCCACTCTGCACCCGACCTTCAACCCCAGCCTGCTTGCGACCTTCTTCGTCTCGGGCCTCGCGGCCTCCATCGTGGCCTACTACTTCCCCGCCCGCATGGCGGCGAGGCTCGACCCCATCAAGGCCCTGCGCTCGAACTAG
- a CDS encoding ABC transporter ATP-binding protein gives MSHVVELEHITKTYAMGTGTVTALDDLSLTIDAGEFVALVGSSGSGKSTLLNLMGGLDRPTSGTLRLAGRDVGKLKEQELTAFRRQHLGFVFQNFNLIPMLSAWENVAFPLDLRGVPSAQVKRQALEMLDRVGLAGQANHRPDELSGGQQQRVAIARALVARPQLVLADEPTANLDSKTGAELVALMRQLNEAEGTTFVFATHDPGVVTQAKRVIRILDGRLALEPAHA, from the coding sequence ATGTCGCACGTCGTCGAACTCGAACACATCACCAAGACCTATGCCATGGGGACCGGCACCGTCACGGCCCTCGACGACCTCTCGCTCACCATCGATGCGGGCGAGTTCGTCGCGCTGGTCGGCAGCTCGGGTAGCGGCAAGAGCACGCTCCTGAACCTCATGGGCGGCCTCGACCGCCCTACCTCAGGCACCTTGCGCCTGGCGGGGCGTGACGTGGGCAAGCTCAAGGAGCAGGAGCTGACGGCCTTTCGTCGGCAGCACCTGGGCTTCGTGTTCCAGAATTTCAACCTGATCCCCATGCTCAGCGCCTGGGAGAATGTCGCCTTCCCACTCGATCTGCGCGGGGTCCCGAGCGCGCAGGTCAAGCGCCAGGCCCTGGAGATGCTCGATCGGGTGGGGCTTGCGGGGCAGGCGAATCATCGCCCGGACGAGCTCTCGGGCGGCCAGCAGCAGCGGGTGGCGATCGCCCGGGCCCTGGTGGCCAGGCCGCAGCTGGTGCTCGCCGATGAGCCGACGGCCAACCTGGACTCGAAGACCGGTGCTGAGCTCGTCGCCCTCATGCGCCAGCTCAACGAGGCGGAGGGCACCACCTTCGTCTTCGCCACCCACGACCCCGGGGTCGTCACGCAGGCCAAGCGGGTGATCCGCATCCTGGACGGGCGGCTGGCGCTCGAGCCCGCGCACGCATAG
- a CDS encoding EamA family transporter, producing the protein MFQALTRFVPLFQLILATVFWGGVFSTGKLLAPHLPPFTVTFARYGFAALVLLPLAWREFRAVRREDVPMLIMVGLFSSTLFNACLFVGLRFAPAGDAVLAPAASPLIVAIITALFMGVRHGRAKLAALALSALGVALLFFASAGDQGGGRLFGDAMILLTSAFWSCYLVLSGRFTGRYSPRLLSAVTALAGTLSSLPFAAWEGGFSKFATLPPSGWAVVAYLSMLGTVAAFLLWSRGVQQVGAARASLFMNLIPVWILLGAVGFLHERLLPLQWAGMAALLAGLFGANLAERYQRARAVPVVSPLAPAQPEKTRV; encoded by the coding sequence ATGTTTCAGGCCCTCACGCGGTTCGTTCCGCTCTTCCAGCTGATCCTGGCGACCGTCTTCTGGGGCGGCGTCTTCAGCACCGGCAAGCTCCTCGCGCCGCACCTGCCCCCCTTCACCGTCACCTTCGCCCGCTACGGCTTCGCCGCCCTGGTCCTGCTGCCGCTCGCATGGCGCGAGTTCCGCGCGGTCCGGCGCGAGGACGTGCCCATGCTGATCATGGTCGGCCTCTTCAGCAGCACCCTCTTCAATGCCTGCCTCTTCGTCGGTCTGCGCTTCGCGCCCGCCGGGGACGCGGTCCTCGCGCCGGCGGCTTCGCCCCTCATCGTCGCGATCATCACGGCCCTCTTCATGGGGGTCCGGCACGGGCGGGCCAAGCTCGCGGCCCTCGCGCTCTCGGCCTTGGGGGTGGCGCTGCTCTTCTTCGCCTCGGCAGGGGATCAGGGCGGCGGCCGTCTCTTCGGCGATGCGATGATCCTGCTGACCAGCGCCTTCTGGAGCTGCTACCTGGTCCTGTCGGGGCGCTTCACGGGTCGCTACTCGCCGCGCCTGCTCTCTGCGGTGACGGCGCTCGCGGGTACGCTTTCGAGCCTGCCCTTCGCGGCCTGGGAGGGCGGCTTCTCCAAGTTCGCGACCTTGCCGCCCTCGGGCTGGGCGGTCGTCGCTTACCTCTCCATGCTCGGCACGGTGGCAGCCTTCCTGCTCTGGAGCCGGGGTGTGCAGCAGGTGGGGGCCGCGCGGGCCTCGCTGTTCATGAACCTGATCCCCGTCTGGATCCTGCTCGGGGCGGTGGGCTTCCTCCACGAGCGCTTGCTGCCCCTGCAGTGGGCCGGGATGGCCGCCCTGCTCGCGGGCCTGTTCGGGGCGAACCTCGCCGAGCGGTACCAGCGCGCGCGCGCGGTGCCGGTCGTCTCGCCCTTGGCGCCTGCTCAGCCCGAGAAGACGCGCGTCTAA
- a CDS encoding c-type cytochrome, whose amino-acid sequence MARTIAILAAAIALTATVAPNAHAAGKGLDLMKQSDCLACHSFKLSEPKKLGPSFEAVSKKYKNDKTAPAKLADKVKKGGGGNWGAMAMSPHPALSAGDLNAMVDWILKEGGK is encoded by the coding sequence TTGGCACGTACCATCGCCATTCTCGCCGCGGCGATCGCCCTCACGGCGACCGTCGCCCCCAACGCCCACGCCGCCGGCAAGGGCCTCGATCTCATGAAGCAGAGCGACTGCCTCGCCTGCCACAGCTTCAAGCTCTCCGAGCCCAAGAAGCTCGGCCCCAGCTTCGAAGCGGTCTCCAAGAAGTACAAGAACGACAAGACGGCCCCCGCCAAGCTTGCCGACAAGGTCAAGAAGGGCGGCGGCGGCAACTGGGGCGCCATGGCCATGAGCCCCCACCCCGCCCTCTCGGCCGGTGACCTCAACGCCATGGTCGACTGGATCCTCAAGGAAGGCGGCAAGTAA
- a CDS encoding L,D-transpeptidase family protein: protein MRGRLATLFSVGLALLCARQAGAQAAPVLVGQAWIHEVKPKETLNGIARRHGLSPQRIRALNGLKPGQRLKAGQRLHLSNRHIVPSSRGSKLLINIPDLRLYRFEGDRLVAHYPVSLGEPHDERQLKEPRRWQTPSGTFKIAEKRANPAWNIPRSIQEEREAEGKQAMTRMPPGAENPLGKYWLGLTKWGYGIHGTIAPSSIGKFATHGCIRMKPGHVAEVFKAVKLGDVVRLAYEPIKVMTDGSAVWLEVAWDPYARFPDLQALAQKRLAQAGVLDRVDPARVAQAVRKRWGVSIRVERGAPAPFPPLAPVQAVRAPS, encoded by the coding sequence ATGAGAGGACGCCTCGCGACCCTGTTTTCGGTTGGCCTCGCGCTGCTCTGCGCCCGGCAAGCCGGCGCCCAGGCAGCGCCGGTCCTCGTGGGGCAAGCGTGGATCCACGAGGTGAAGCCCAAGGAGACCCTGAACGGCATCGCCCGCCGCCACGGGCTCAGCCCGCAGCGCATCCGGGCCCTCAACGGCCTCAAGCCGGGTCAGCGCCTCAAGGCCGGCCAGCGCCTCCACCTGAGCAACCGCCACATCGTGCCTTCGAGCCGAGGCAGCAAGCTGCTCATCAACATCCCCGACCTGAGGCTCTACCGCTTCGAGGGCGATCGCCTGGTGGCCCACTACCCGGTCTCCCTGGGCGAGCCACATGACGAGCGTCAGCTGAAGGAGCCCAGGCGCTGGCAAACCCCCTCGGGCACCTTCAAGATCGCCGAGAAGCGTGCGAACCCCGCCTGGAACATCCCGCGCTCCATCCAGGAAGAGCGGGAGGCCGAAGGAAAGCAAGCTATGACCCGGATGCCGCCCGGGGCCGAGAACCCGCTGGGGAAGTATTGGCTGGGGCTCACCAAGTGGGGCTACGGGATCCACGGGACCATCGCCCCTTCGAGCATCGGGAAGTTCGCCACACACGGCTGCATTCGCATGAAGCCGGGGCACGTCGCCGAGGTGTTCAAGGCGGTGAAGCTGGGGGACGTCGTGCGCCTCGCGTACGAGCCGATCAAGGTCATGACGGACGGCTCCGCGGTGTGGCTCGAGGTCGCCTGGGACCCCTACGCGCGCTTCCCCGACCTCCAGGCCCTGGCCCAAAAGCGCCTCGCGCAGGCGGGCGTGCTCGATCGGGTGGACCCGGCGCGGGTCGCCCAGGCCGTCCGCAAGCGCTGGGGGGTCAGCATCCGGGTCGAGCGTGGCGCTCCCGCCCCCTTCCCGCCCCTCGCCCCTGTCCAGGCGGTACGCGCGCCGTCGTAA
- a CDS encoding DUF882 domain-containing protein: MQSPKLLGPILACLTLLMTSPPPAHAATAQGFSLRGLADPIAMIPVLPGGVVALEAFDPITKRPLSVRWSAPAGKVRDQDTGAVWQAPTQTGLYRLEGRAEIDGRTLRRVVSAFVTVPSEEAKDGAINGYRVGRYPALASRSARSFAMLPSGFIRLDAESAQAPVSRSFKLGQFAVKDGARAEKYMMLSPRLLEKLERIVDALNAQGYPARSLRIMSGYRTPAYNAGIGNKTTLSRHTYGDAADVLADDWDRDGAITRRDAEILHRIADKLDRTTGLTGGLSLYKPTTSHGWFVHVDTRGKAARW, encoded by the coding sequence TTGCAAAGCCCCAAGCTTCTCGGCCCCATCCTCGCCTGCCTGACCCTGCTGATGACGAGCCCCCCGCCGGCCCATGCCGCCACCGCTCAAGGCTTCTCGCTGCGCGGGCTGGCCGACCCCATCGCCATGATCCCGGTGCTGCCGGGCGGCGTGGTGGCCCTGGAGGCGTTCGATCCCATCACCAAGCGCCCACTCTCGGTACGCTGGAGCGCTCCGGCCGGAAAGGTGCGCGACCAGGACACGGGTGCCGTGTGGCAGGCCCCCACCCAGACCGGACTCTACCGGCTCGAAGGGCGGGCGGAGATCGACGGCCGCACGCTCCGGCGCGTGGTGAGCGCCTTCGTCACCGTCCCGTCCGAAGAAGCCAAGGACGGAGCCATCAACGGGTACCGGGTCGGGCGCTACCCGGCGCTCGCGAGCCGCAGCGCCCGCTCCTTCGCCATGCTGCCGAGCGGCTTCATCCGGCTCGACGCCGAGAGTGCTCAGGCGCCCGTCAGCCGCTCGTTCAAGCTCGGCCAGTTCGCCGTCAAGGACGGCGCGCGCGCCGAGAAGTACATGATGCTGAGCCCCCGCCTGCTCGAGAAGCTCGAGCGGATCGTGGACGCCCTCAACGCGCAGGGCTACCCGGCGCGCTCCCTGCGCATCATGAGCGGCTACCGGACACCCGCCTACAACGCGGGCATCGGCAACAAGACGACCCTGAGCCGCCACACCTACGGGGACGCGGCGGACGTGCTCGCCGACGACTGGGACCGCGACGGGGCGATCACCCGGCGCGACGCGGAGATCCTCCACCGGATCGCCGACAAGCTGGATCGCACGACCGGGCTCACGGGCGGCCTCTCGCTCTACAAGCCAACCACAAGCCACGGCTGGTTCGTCCACGTGGACACGCGAGGCAAGGCCGCTCGTTGGTAG
- a CDS encoding diguanylate cyclase yields the protein MLDRQDAIMEQIRIISERFALQLPQKIADFRAAYARVSAAPHDAGALRELHGLAHRMTGAAATFGFPELSVAARLVEQPLRAILDTNAPPAPAELVRLDGVVQAFLACASGNSTPCAHELPALGASPPRILLCLPGAPELQAELSVQLVQFGYQVETVAHREAIAHTERPAAIVATLPEDAEAAREVGRHAQVPVVYVSACGDLPSRLLATRAGGKAFFVLPLDTHALIDKLNVLTHLKPQEPYRVLLVDDSPLEATMHALMFEGMGIETRVVTDPMQVMAPLAEFRPELILMDLVMPGCTGLDLAAAIRQQDAYDSIPIVFLTADASAEKHLAALELGGDDYLLKPLRAEHVSVSVLSRLQRARLLRTYMTRDSLTGLYNHTHLQEQLELALARARRHGGLFAFAMVDLDRFKSVNDTHGHLAGDRVIKSLATLLKQRLRNTDLIGRYGGEEFAVILGGVDAAGAVQVLDEIRRAFEGLRHRTADGGEFAVTLSAGVAAYPGHGELSELIEAADRALYRAKEQGRNRILSTSP from the coding sequence ATGCTTGATCGCCAAGACGCCATCATGGAGCAGATTCGCATCATCAGCGAGCGCTTCGCCCTTCAGCTGCCCCAGAAGATCGCCGACTTCAGGGCCGCCTACGCGCGCGTGAGCGCAGCACCCCACGATGCGGGCGCCTTGCGCGAGCTGCATGGCCTCGCGCACCGGATGACCGGTGCGGCCGCTACCTTCGGCTTCCCGGAGTTGAGTGTCGCCGCGCGCTTGGTCGAGCAGCCCCTTCGAGCGATTCTGGACACGAACGCCCCCCCTGCACCGGCGGAGCTTGTGAGGCTGGATGGGGTCGTCCAAGCGTTCCTTGCGTGCGCGAGCGGCAATTCGACCCCTTGCGCGCACGAGTTGCCCGCGCTCGGTGCCTCGCCGCCTCGCATCCTGCTTTGCTTGCCGGGCGCGCCGGAGCTGCAGGCCGAGCTGAGCGTTCAACTCGTGCAGTTCGGCTATCAGGTGGAGACCGTCGCCCACCGTGAGGCGATCGCCCATACCGAGCGTCCTGCCGCCATCGTGGCCACCCTGCCCGAGGACGCCGAGGCGGCCCGCGAGGTGGGCAGGCATGCCCAGGTGCCCGTGGTCTACGTTTCGGCCTGCGGGGACTTGCCGTCGCGCCTGCTTGCGACCCGCGCGGGGGGGAAGGCCTTCTTCGTCTTGCCCCTGGATACCCACGCCCTGATCGACAAGCTCAACGTCCTCACCCACCTGAAGCCCCAGGAGCCCTACCGGGTGCTCCTCGTCGACGACTCCCCGCTCGAAGCGACCATGCACGCGCTGATGTTCGAGGGCATGGGGATCGAGACCCGGGTGGTGACCGACCCCATGCAGGTGATGGCGCCGCTGGCCGAGTTTCGCCCCGAGCTCATCCTCATGGACCTGGTCATGCCCGGCTGCACGGGCCTGGATCTCGCGGCGGCCATCCGCCAGCAGGACGCCTACGACAGCATCCCCATCGTCTTTCTGACGGCGGACGCCAGTGCCGAAAAGCACCTCGCGGCCCTCGAACTCGGCGGGGACGACTACCTGCTCAAGCCGCTGCGTGCCGAGCACGTCTCGGTGAGCGTGCTCAGCCGCCTGCAACGCGCTCGCTTGCTGCGCACCTACATGACCCGCGACAGCCTGACGGGTCTCTACAACCACACCCACCTCCAGGAGCAACTCGAGCTCGCGCTGGCGCGGGCGCGCCGCCACGGCGGCCTGTTCGCCTTCGCCATGGTGGATCTCGATCGCTTCAAGTCGGTCAACGACACCCACGGGCACCTGGCGGGCGATCGCGTCATCAAGAGCCTCGCGACCCTGCTCAAGCAGCGCCTGCGCAACACGGACCTCATCGGCCGCTACGGCGGCGAGGAGTTCGCGGTGATCCTCGGCGGGGTCGACGCCGCCGGGGCGGTGCAGGTCCTCGACGAGATCCGCCGGGCCTTCGAGGGCTTGCGCCACCGCACCGCCGACGGGGGCGAGTTCGCCGTGACCCTGAGCGCCGGCGTCGCCGCCTATCCCGGCCACGGCGAGCTCAGCGAGCTCATCGAGGCGGCCGATCGGGCCCTCTACCGGGCCAAGGAGCAAGGGCGTAACCGCATCTTATCCACCAGCCCGTAG
- a CDS encoding DUF4097 family beta strand repeat protein: protein MNDERMKVLTMLEEGKITAAEAATLLTALGKSEPTAQAPSTPATEAQAPQAPLSLAHQMAPAFEQVNKVLDRLPEQIATEHLPKVGKGVSRVVDVLSGLLNQGLGMIESHLQPTHTFEQTLAFSETADLVGFDVQNTHGTIRLIGEDREDVAIKVVAHIPGATYEAAQSFFAEHPVTLRREGAQLRLTPPTSLSQSHPIGALMMRHRYDFECRLPRHLVPQAASISGDLHADDLRYGGHGHLKTVSGDIQVQGIEGNLSLNTVSGELTATDCAGHMDARAISGDVILRKAWLSGSASTVSGSIDLDGKLSGDLKLKSISGDIEAEVEAAFAMSASTTSGNIDVRLASGSSGYVDASTRSGDLEMKQDLTETIFAKRHIKGKLNNGTAALTYSTISGDVTIR from the coding sequence ATGAACGACGAACGCATGAAGGTCCTGACCATGCTCGAAGAGGGCAAGATCACCGCCGCCGAGGCGGCGACCCTGCTGACGGCCCTCGGCAAGTCCGAACCCACCGCCCAGGCCCCGAGCACCCCTGCGACCGAGGCACAGGCTCCTCAGGCGCCCCTCTCGCTGGCGCACCAGATGGCGCCCGCCTTCGAGCAGGTCAACAAGGTGCTCGATCGCCTCCCCGAGCAGATCGCCACCGAGCACCTGCCCAAGGTGGGCAAGGGCGTGAGCCGCGTGGTCGACGTCCTCTCGGGCCTGCTCAACCAGGGCCTCGGCATGATCGAGAGCCACCTGCAGCCCACCCACACCTTCGAGCAGACCCTCGCCTTCAGCGAGACGGCCGATCTGGTGGGCTTCGACGTGCAGAACACCCACGGCACCATCCGCCTGATCGGTGAGGACCGCGAGGACGTCGCCATCAAGGTGGTGGCCCATATCCCCGGCGCCACCTACGAGGCCGCCCAGAGCTTCTTCGCCGAGCACCCCGTCACCCTGCGGCGCGAGGGCGCCCAGCTGCGCCTCACCCCGCCGACCTCGCTCTCCCAGAGCCACCCCATCGGCGCGCTGATGATGCGCCACCGCTACGACTTCGAGTGCCGCCTGCCCCGGCACCTGGTGCCGCAGGCCGCGAGCATCAGCGGCGACCTGCACGCCGACGACCTGCGCTACGGGGGCCACGGCCACCTCAAGACCGTCTCGGGCGACATCCAGGTCCAGGGCATCGAGGGCAACCTCTCGCTCAACACCGTCAGCGGCGAATTGACCGCCACCGACTGCGCCGGCCACATGGACGCCCGCGCCATCAGCGGCGACGTAATCCTGCGCAAGGCCTGGCTCTCGGGCAGCGCGAGCACCGTCAGCGGCAGCATCGACCTGGACGGCAAGCTCTCGGGCGACCTCAAGCTCAAGAGCATCAGCGGCGACATCGAGGCCGAGGTCGAGGCGGCCTTCGCCATGAGCGCGAGCACCACCTCGGGCAACATCGACGTGCGCCTCGCGAGCGGCTCGAGCGGCTACGTGGACGCCTCGACCCGCTCAGGCGACCTGGAGATGAAGCAGGACCTGACGGAGACCATCTTCGCCAAGCGTCACATCAAGGGGAAGCTCAACAACGGCACCGCCGCGCTCACCTACTCGACCATCAGCGGCGACGTCACGATCCGCTAG
- a CDS encoding DUF2089 domain-containing protein, giving the protein MKLNQFPSRCPVCTDALRVTELGCPGCATQLRGTFGLPLLAQLPSDLQEFIVTFVTCRGNIREVEKALGISYPTVRNRLESAIEALGRSTPTVTPSAQPSRAEILASLERGELSAAEAIAKLEDINA; this is encoded by the coding sequence ATGAAATTAAACCAGTTCCCTTCCCGCTGTCCCGTCTGCACCGACGCCCTGCGCGTGACCGAGCTTGGCTGCCCTGGCTGCGCGACCCAGTTGCGCGGCACGTTTGGCCTGCCCCTCTTGGCCCAGCTGCCCTCGGACTTGCAGGAGTTCATCGTCACCTTCGTCACCTGCCGCGGCAACATCCGCGAGGTCGAGAAGGCCCTCGGGATCAGCTACCCCACCGTCCGCAACCGCCTGGAGAGCGCCATCGAGGCCCTCGGGCGCAGCACCCCGACCGTCACCCCGAGCGCGCAGCCGAGCCGTGCCGAGATCCTCGCCTCCCTGGAGCGCGGCGAGCTCAGCGCCGCCGAGGCGATCGCCAAGCTAGAGGATATCAACGCATGA
- a CDS encoding calcium-binding protein, translated as MAFTSGRNQKRRPGAWALLALLLLPACAGGDEDARLKSTASAAPSAAVSGLQEDWEGFSLGNWVEPSEHGAWRLAYTGYGRVGIAERGGKVLEQAPMASTRPDETHASLVTTRERFGDFRARVKLRTVQQLRTGSAPNPWEVPWLIWHHTDENHFYYALLKPNGWELGKVVPGANGPEQRFLATGETPFSLEAWHTLEVEQRGGVISLKGDGVALGTPYTDPTPYASGVIGLYNEDAHVAFDDVQIDRLD; from the coding sequence ATGGCCTTTACTTCAGGCAGGAATCAGAAGCGGCGACCGGGAGCCTGGGCGCTTTTAGCCCTCTTGCTACTCCCGGCGTGCGCCGGCGGGGACGAGGATGCACGCCTCAAGTCCACGGCGAGCGCTGCGCCGTCGGCCGCGGTGAGCGGCCTGCAAGAGGACTGGGAAGGCTTCTCGCTGGGGAACTGGGTCGAGCCCTCGGAGCACGGCGCCTGGCGCCTGGCCTACACGGGCTACGGGCGTGTCGGTATCGCCGAGCGGGGCGGCAAGGTGCTGGAGCAGGCGCCAATGGCCTCGACGCGGCCCGACGAGACCCATGCCTCGCTCGTGACGACCCGCGAGCGCTTCGGCGACTTCAGGGCTCGGGTGAAGCTGCGCACCGTCCAGCAGTTGCGCACGGGCTCGGCGCCCAATCCCTGGGAGGTGCCCTGGCTCATCTGGCACCACACCGACGAGAACCACTTCTACTACGCCCTGCTCAAGCCCAACGGCTGGGAGCTCGGCAAGGTGGTGCCCGGCGCGAACGGGCCCGAGCAGCGCTTCTTGGCGACGGGCGAGACGCCCTTCTCGCTGGAGGCCTGGCACACCCTTGAAGTGGAGCAGCGCGGGGGCGTCATCTCGCTCAAGGGCGACGGGGTCGCGCTCGGCACCCCCTACACGGACCCCACGCCCTACGCGTCGGGAGTCATCGGCCTCTACAACGAGGATGCCCACGTCGCCTTCGACGACGTGCAAATCGATCGCTTGGACTAA